Proteins encoded within one genomic window of Rhododendron vialii isolate Sample 1 chromosome 1a, ASM3025357v1:
- the LOC131308970 gene encoding uncharacterized protein LOC131308970 yields the protein MAMALTIRTLFLLFLSSKFPFSSAQTWIKSGYWFSGRGFPVTDINSPLFTHLICAFAGLNPSTYQLNLSSSDAQSFSTFTPTVKQKNPTVTTLLSIGGGSANSSTFTSMVSQSNFRKSFIESSIKTARSYGFDGLDFCWVSAATTSEMTNMATLFDEWRLAVESESGNSSGSQLILTMAVRFSPDASFPIESIKKNLDWVHVMAYDYYMPGWWNHTAPFAALYDPGSRTNTKDGINDWIDGGLSANKLVLGLPFYGYAWMLVNPNDSAVGALAKGTAKGSRIDEDGAISYNDLKAYMQSPGAVSEYNATYVVNYCVNGSIWIAYDGVEVVKKKVAYAKKRNLLGYYVWQVSHDDENWVLTQAEHVETNVSFSSRENFGHKSFPFTLLMFHMFFSLVTGQMGKGKESQSSFKTTMAFVGNANAPHLLVFRLTDLVEATNNFSFENKLGVGGYGPVYKGVLHNGQEIAVKRLSKTSTQGFEEFKNEVMLTAKLQHVNLVRVLGFCTEKEEQMLIYEYMPNKSLDHYLYDPTWGLLLDWEKRVQIIEGVTQGLLYLQEYSRLTIIHRDLKASNILLDNEMKPKIADFGMARIFQKDEFEANTSRIVGTYGYVPPEYVKRGIYSTKSDVYSFRVLLLQIISGKRNNCLHGLHEDLNLLDYAYDLWKCGKGMEFMNPSLDDTNSSCKLVRCMQIALLCVQENPANRPSMLELSSMLKNETAAVNTPKRPAFSTRRDEDEDEVQVQEIWSVGDVSFTQTVAR from the exons ATGGCCATGGCACTGACTATACGCACCcttttcctcctctttctttcCTCCAAATTCCCGTTTTCATCTGCTCAAACGTGGATCAAATCCGGTTACTGGTTCTCCGGCCGCGGATTCCCTGTAACCGACATAAACTCACCCCTCTTCACTCACCTCATATGCGCTTTCGCAGGCCTAAACCCATCCACATACCAACTTAACCTTTCTTCATCAGATGCCCAGTCCTTCTCCACGTTCACCCCCACTGTCAAGCAAAAGAATCCAACGGTCACAACGCTCTTATCGATCGGTGGAGGATCAGCGAATTCTTCGACTTTCACCTCAATGGTTAGCCAATCCAACTTCAGGAAGTCCTTTATCGAGTCCTCCATAAAAACAGCTAGATCATACGGGTTTGATGGGCTGGACTTTTGCTGGGTTTCAGCCGCTACTACCTCTGAAATGACAAACATGGCCACCCTATTCGATGAGTGGCGATTAGCAGTCGAATCAGAGTCAGGAAACTCAAGTGGGTCTCAACTCATCTTGACAATGGCTGTCCGGTTCTCCCCAGACGCAAGTTTTCCAATCGAATCTATAAAGAAGAACTTGGACTGGGTACATGTTATGGCATACGACTACTACATGCCTGGATGGTGGAATCACACTGCTCCCTTTGCAGCATTGTATGATCCAGGAAGTAGAACGAATACAAAAGATGGAATCAATGATTGGATTGATGGTGGGTTATCGGCTAACAAGCTTGTTTTGGGGCTGCCTTTCTACGGCTATGCTTGGATGCTCGTGAACCCGAATGACAGTGCAGTCGGTGCACTAGCAAAGGGGACCGCAAAGGGGAGCAGGATAGATGAAGATGGTGCGATCAGCTACAACGATCTTAAGGCGTATATGCAGAGTCCCGGAGCTGTTTCGGAGTATAATGCAACCTATGTTGTGAATTACTGCGTCAACGGATCGATTTGGATTGCTTATGATGGTGTTGAGGTCGTGAAAAAGAAGGTTGCTTATGCGAAAAAGAGAAATTTGCTAGGTTATTATGTGTGGCAAGTCTCACATGATGATGAAAATTGGGTGCTTACTCAGGCAG AGCACGTAGAAACAAACGTAAGTTTTTCCAGTCGAGAAAACTTTGGGCATAAATCATTTCCCTTCACCCTTTTAATGTTCCACATGTTTTTTTCATTGGTTACAGGACAGAtggggaaaggaaaagaatcgCAATCTTCATTCAAAACTACCATGGCATTTGTTGGAAATGCAAATGCTCCTCATTTGCTAGTATTTAGACTCACTGATCTTGTAGAAGCTACCAATAACTTTTCGTTTGAAAATAAGCTCGGAGTAGGTGGATATGGACCTGTTTACAAG GGTGTATTACATAATGGACAAGAAATAGCAGTAAAGAGACTTTCAAAGACTTCTACACAAGGATTTGAAGAGTTCAAGAATGAGGTGATGCTTACTGCTAAACTGCAGCATGTAAATCTTGTAAGAGTTCTTGGATTTTGCACCGAAAAAGAAGAACAGATGTTGATCTATGAATACATGCCGAACAAAAGCTTGGATCATTATCTCTATG ATCCAACCTGGGGATTACTTTTAGATTGGGAAAAACGAGTTCAAATCATTGAAGGGGTTACTCAAGGGCTCTTGTATCTCCAAGAGTACTCAAGATTGACAATAATTCATAGGGATTTGAAAGCAAGCAACATTTTGTTAGACAACGAGATGAAGCCCAAGATCGCGGATTTTGGCATGGCTAGAATTTTCCAGAAAGATGAATTCGAAGCTAACACTAGCCGGATTGTTGGAACGTA TGGTTATGTACCTCCTGAATATGTAAAACGTGGCATATACTCCACCAAATCAGATGTTTATAGCTTCAGAGTTCTTCTTTTACAAATCATTAGCGGAAAGCGGAATAATTGTTTACATGGTCTTCATGAAGACTTAAACCTCCTAGACTAT GCATATGATTTGTGGAAGTGTGGGAAAGGCATGGAGTTCATGAATCCATCGCTCGACGATACAAATTCATCCTGTAAATTAGTGAGATGCATGCAAATAGCTTTGCTATGTGTCCAAGAAAATCCAGCCAATAGGCCCTCCATGTTGGAACTCTCATCGATGCTCAAAAATGAAACCGCTGCCGTGAACACCCCCAAAAGGCCTGCTTTTTCTACGAGaagagatgaagatgaagatgaagttcAAGTTCAAGAAATTTGGTCAGTTGGTGATGTATCCTTTACCCAAACAGTAGCACGATGA